The stretch of DNA AAAGGCATTAATATTCGTTATATCTTGGTAATTATtcctttaaaatgtttataataaagatCAAATATATACGTTTCAATCTAAAAGaaatatagaatattttatcaagTTTGCGCAAACAGTAAAGCCGTTGCGCAAAACTGCGCAAACTTTAGCGCAAGTATGGGCCCTCGATAAAAATGGAATAtcatttaaattcataatacTATGTGTCTAGATGATGTAAATTGTTCTCTATGTGTATTGTAATACGGTTTACGTTTCAAAGTGTTTGTAAATGCTGGTGACGTACGCCATGACTTGCTGCCAGTCCGGCCTCTCTTGTTGGATCATATCTTGAATGTTCTGTGGAAGAAAGAATACAACTGtgtgtaagtatttaaaattgttagctTGTTAAAGAATCACATATCTatatagcctataagtggccactgctgaccaaaggcctcttcacacggagaaggtttgagcattaatcaccacacttgctcaatgcgggttggcgatttcaaacttataattagaaattataagcccagatttcctcacgatgttttccttcgccgtttgtcagtggtgtctaaataaataatcttagaaagtacatatagatATAACTAGGAAAAcgacacattggtacttgccgtcggtaggtttcgaaccttcgaactgaacaattgtataTGTTAATTTGGTAGAAAGTAAAAAACAAAGGTACAAACCAGCGTGGTAGGTATCCCCACGGACTCTGCAGCGGCGAATGCTACGGAGAAATTGGTTCGCTTGTCGTGTGGAGACAGCGAGGAGTAGCAGATGCGACTGTCACCCAGGTACGAGTGCAGTAGAGCACACAGGGCCATGCCGTCGTTCCACGATGAACTGTGAAGAAATTAATATGGATTTAGATTCAATCATCACTATGATCTAGCTAGTTGCAAGATAATAGTACCACTGCTGAGTAAAGGCCTTATGCGTATCCGTCCTTGGctttaaaagttattattactcaccagatggtaagcaattgctgccgcctatggacacccgaaataatCGAGgatttcaagtgcgttgcctgccttttgagggggattaggaagattgggaagcggggtaacacaacgcaatcgttgttttacgtcggttttatgtgaggccgtggtatcactccggtcgaaccggcccattcgtgtcaaagcatagctctcccacacttatcttAGCTAAGTTCAAAAATTACCAATCTATTTTGGTAGATCCTAAAAGACTTTCAATCTAGGGCAGTTTGAGCTGACTAAACTGCCTTCTTGACCTTGATCACTCGCACGTGTGTGCTTCAGAATTTTACATACTTCTCCATTATTTGAGACGCCGAATTTAAAAGGGAAACTCACCTAAAATTAGTAATATCAATGTTGTTGTATCCCAGCGTCTTCTGTTGGCACCACTTGAGCAGAGCGTTGCGTTTGGACCCGCCGTTCTTCACTTGCAGCGCATTCAATGGATCTTTTCTTTCACCTGTGATTATTTTGAGGACATAATGTTTATAGGGCATTTTGATATGGAAAAATACGTTTGGTGtctgtcaaatattgaaatattgtagTCTAGATggaataatgtaattaattctGGTGTAAAATGTTAATGGACATCGTGTACTGGTTGGTTTTGCGAACATTTATCATGCACACACATAGAAGCTAAGCTGTAGGACTTACCTTGATCATGTTGATGTCAAAACTGACTGTATTATTTAAAGAGATGTGTCCATTTGTAtggtttttttaacgttgctctaaactattattttcttttgtgtcaTGGGCGCATTTACATAggagttcacatacacatgacaccctgaACCGAAATCACAATTTGTGGACtacacaaatagttgttccgtgcgggaatcgaacccgctacacgttgtgtgCACGCAGCCAGCCGTggcacccgctacacgttgttgCCGGTTACAAATGTGTACCGTTGGCGTAGTGGCGTAGTAGTTAAGTTAAAGAGCAAGTACTAACTAACTTACGTTATGGATCTATTACATAATACTTACCAATTTCCAAAAACTACTCGTCATAATATATGTAATCTCAGAATATGTCCTGGGACATATGACGAAATCTCAAAGCTATATTTCTATTCTAAGACCAGAATAACAGACTCACATATATCTCCATAGCTGTTCCGTCGCACGAACGACTCGATGGCTTTCTGCTGCAGCGAGTGGAGGGCGCGCTGCTCGTCCGGGATGTTGGATTGCGCTGCGCCAGCCTCTGCCCAGCCCCGTTAGGCACAACGTCAACGCAAGCACGCAGCGACGGTATTGTGATACGTACGATAGAAGTATTCATACTACTTTTTTAAGGACCACCGATGGTGTTTTGATGACGTAGAATTTAATAGTATTGGGCCCACGAAGggattttctttgattttttgTGGGTATAAAGGTTGTAAAATGTAATTGATTATGTTTCTAATATTGTTCATAAGAATCATAAATGGTGTTATTAATATGTGTTTAAGCCCCACATTTGGTATTTCGTTCAGTGTCGTGGGTTTGTTTATAATGAAACAGATTTCGAAAGAACTAGATGAGAAGGCATTCTGTTCTTGGATAGAGAAGACGTGAATATTAGGAGCAAGAGTGGAAGAAAGAATATGCCAACCTCTAGTTTTAAGTAAATGGTATAAGtacgttttatataaaatggTAACTTATTAAGATTATAGGAACAATATCTAGGTACTTTTTCTAACAGATAGGTACAGATATCACAAAACCGTCGATGGTAGCACATGATAGAAATATCCACACAGTCAGCCAGTGTGGACATTTCCGAGTAGACACAAACAATGCAGAGTGGCCCCACCCCCAATGAGTGAACTTCACACAAGAACCGACTCCGTTAGAACAAGGGGACAATGGCGGGaatatgtcaatgtcaatgtcaaacctccatcttgtttttttaggcgccattattattgttatattttttttattgttccttTATCTAACGCAATAAGCAAATATGcctttaaagtaatattttatcaagCATAGAAATGAATTAATGTAGATTGAAAATAAGTATGAATAAATAGAAATGGGAAAGAGAATAATATAGTTATTGAATTAGACAAAGGAAACCGcttgaaagtaataaaaagttttgaataagtagataataaaataataataaaccttatTCTTAAATAACAGgggtgtaaaaataaaagtctagTGGCATGCATCATGTAATGAACTaagagtttttaataaaataaattagtaaaggTCGCACACAACACATATCGTTAATAGGCAAGGGTTGGGCTATGCGCCGCGTTCATGCTGCCATGCTGGAAAAAATAAGCGACTTTCATGCGATTATATGTAGCCGGGAACCGAATTTACGTTATTTTTAGAGTTTAATATAgattaatgtatgtttttggggtaaatattgtcataataacaagctaaaatatcaataattatttacttaatgcTTTTAATCTTTAGGATTTATATCACCAAACTGGTTACTTTCATGCATATACCCCAtgttttatacctacatatttagtTCTAACAATACCCTAGTAATTTTCAGTGGTGGTGATAACGCATCTActtctattttaatttgaaacattaaagAAGCCTCTGCAGTCTCAGTTTTAGATCAAGAGACCAACTGAAGATATTATTCGAACTGTGTTTTGACATGTTTTAACTATTAGATAGGTAAGATCGATATTAGATTTCatccatgatcgtcccactgcagggcaaaggcctgaTCGATTTACAAACTAACAAATAACCGACATGCCTCTTAGATGGGGCAAGAGGACGTCCACAAAAAAGTCCTCCAAAAACTACCTATAAGCCCTACAAATCAACAGAATTAGATGTATTATCACCACCAACGATACAacctacattaaaaattaacaatacaCAATCTAAATTAACCACATCACCTTCACAAACCCACTTACCGTTAACAATGGGTGAGGGTCGAGCGCCCCGGGCCGCTGGCGGTTTACTTGAGAAGGTGGTACCAGTCATGCCGTTTGTAGGCGCCGTGGAGTCCGCTATGCCATTCTTTATAGATGTTGATGTGGTCGTTGTTACGCCTACTGTCGTTTGCTGGTGAGAGAGGATTTAAGATGCTGTTTAATATACGcagaataatttatgtataggtaaacgattttttttattgtacactTACTAGCTACGAAGTTTATGGGTcatgaataaaatgtaataataatttacagtatcacactaatattataaatgtgaaattttgtttgtttggatgtttgtccgtcaatcacgctgtaaCTACTGAACAGATGAAGACATTCGGTATATAGACATGgctatgagctgacttgggtgataggatactttttatcccacgaaaacgcggatgaagccgctagcagaagctagtgtgTGACTATGAGGATCCTACGGTGCTTGGGTAAAAGTAAGTAAAGGCTTAAAAGTAAAGGACAGTAAAGACCCTTGTCTTTACTGTCTCCTTTTTGGTTAGTAATGCATTATCATGGGTCCTTACCCATGACAGTCCATTGCTGGACTGTGGGCTTCCTCTACATAAGATAGTTTGTCTTATTTGGATACTTATTTCTTCATCTTGGTTGATCTTAAGTAAAGTCTCAATAAGTGTAATAAGAATTGGTTCAGTAATAGAAATGATTTTACCGTCACcactatattttgttttaaccaGCTTGTGGCTTTACCTGTGGCCACTCTCCTACAGGGGTGGTTGCAGGCGACTGCTTGGCTGCCTTCGCCGCGTTTTCTATACTCTCGATTAGAGACTTGACTGACAGTCTGGAGTCTTGGCGACTTACACCTGGAACCAAAGAATATGATTTATTAAAGCTTCTTCTACTAACTGCTTTAAAGCTTCTTTGTATTATTGTCTTCTGTAAATATCGCGATAAGAACTCAATCAAGAAGATGGGGAAGGAAAGGATTCAGGAAGAGGGTTACATTCAATAAAGATTACTTTCTGAAATTTCTTGTCCTATAGGAAGGAGATCTGGGTAGAGATTATTGCTACtttatcttctttttcttttatctttttaaaagtCCTTGGTTTTCTATCCTACCTTTAGTCCTCCTGTGTGAAGCAGCAGTGGCCATGATATCCTGCAGCGACGCGCTGGTCAACAGCGGCGGTGGCGGGGGCGTCTCCTCAGTGCGCGGTGGTATAGCTGAAGTGAATAGTACAGTTAGAATACTAGTTTTAAACGTAGGAAGCACTTTGAGATTTAAGGATGTCTATAAATCGTGTTCTTATTCTATTCTGTGTAAAGAAAACTGGTTTCATCTTGGTTAGAAACGTTCAACTTCAGCATGTTTTATTGGACCGCTATAACAAATAGCATCACTTAGTTTTGCGTCCCAAAAATATGGACatgttttttaagaaattatctTTACTGGGGAGCGATAAGAGTCTATTTTCTTTGAAGATTCAAAAAATTACAGGGACATCCAACACCACACGATCCCCAGTGCTATAATACAATTGAACTAAAAACCATGCGTATCTACATTGTGACAATAAATCCATATTTCATGCAATATTGAACCTTAAacctgaaaaatattttgaagcaTCATCGTGACAGCAAAATTGAAGTCACATTCATACTGTGTTTGTTTTCAAATTcgcaattttattacaatgaagTGAGATGAGACGGAAACAAGCTAAGCTTCTGAAGGCTTACTATGATCACCCCAACCTATGGCATGGTTACAATAGGCCAACAGCACCATACTTTTAATACCATCCCACGCCCTTgtgacctggggccttagtctgctattacaattgtgtcagaatggtcgatcactgagcagtgcgagagggacggagctatgtaggttgtatagctccgtccctctctgGACTTTTGTACATGGAACTGTTCCCCCAGCGATCAGAAGCTTACACACAAAGGTATGGTTCACAAGCCACCACCATGTCACCACCACCAAATGGTACACACACTAACACATAATGTTTCCATACATTGATATagttatttacatataattcACACTCGGACGTTTAGATTGCCGGTCACAAAAGCGCTCACTTACGTAGAGGTCTGCGAGGCGGGGGATCTTTCAATGATCTTAGTGGGTGCGACAATCGTTTGTGCTCCAACGTCCTCCAGTATGGCTTATCTCGTGGCAAGGAACCAGTGTTCGGTTCTATGCTCGGAGTAGTTGGATGCTGCAGGGACAGTTTCCTCGGACCTACTTCTTTTACTGTATCCGATGGCGGAGGTTTCTTCTCCAAACTTTGCACTATTTCCACAATAGACCCAGTTTTTATTGGTATATCTTTCGCGCTGGGCGCTTTCGATAATGGTAGCATTGATTTGGTTACCCTTGCTGTTTCTTTCGTTTCCTCTGTGTTGTCTAAAAAGTCTAACGATTTAGATCTTGCAAACCTATCGTCTTTTCTAGGCTTTTTGATACGTCTGGGTACTTTTAGCACCTCTTCTCTAGTAACTGAAGCAAACTCATCTGTTAACGACTGGTGTTTGTTCGATATCTTCTCATCGTCCGCTATATTCTTATCTTTGGCTATCACCTCTGAGATCACTGGTCCTATTTCTTCGTAAACATTTTCTTGCTCTGAATATCCCCTTTCTTGAGATTGAAATGGATTACTGGGAGCAACACTTGCTTCTTCTTTCTTAGTCTCTACAGGCTTTGGTACAATAGTTGGTGTGGAATTTATAACGAATGGGACATTCTCCACAGGTTGgtaatatttattgtcaatCAACCACTGCGGGCTCTTTGATAACTTGCCAACAGTTGCTTTAACTTCTGGAGGTTTCGTGGAAACTTTTGGCACAACGCCGACCGTTTTTGGAGGCTCTATAGGAACTATGGGAGTTCTAGAAAAGGTATTTGGAGTCTTCGAAATTTCCAGAGgcttgtttacatttttactttcTGTCAAGCTTTCGTTTGATCCGAAATTTTTCCACGATAAGAAAGGCAACTGTTTagctttagtatttttttgataaagaCCCTTTCTCTTAGTGCCGTCCTCGGGACCTTTTTCTTCAAGTATTTGGCTTTCATTTTTGCTGTCATTAGCAACTTGATCAATATCGCTGTAATAAAGAGTACCCTTTTTGGTTTCTTGTTTGGGTGCTACTGGAACTTCCTTAGGAGCAAGAGGTTTTAAAAACACTGGTTGTATTAGCACTGGACTTATTATAATAGGCGCTGTTGGTGCTACATTTCCTTTACCTATTTTAAGAGGCGCTAAGAAAGTTTTAAACGTAGGACCAGGCCTATTGTTagagttattattatttggagTTGTTTCTATCTTTGGTACATCATCACCTAAGTCtgcagtatttatttttaagtgataaCTAACATTATCATCTATAGGAACTTCAGATTTAGGTTCTTCAGGAACGGAATCATTAACAGTTTCAGTTAAAAGTTTGCTTGTTTCGTCTTTCGGACTAGAAGTATTTACATCAGTGGTAActatattgttattttctttggTAACTTCAGTATTTGGTTCTGAGTCAACATCACTTATTAAAACTTTAGGAACGTTAGACAAAGATGTGTTTCTAGTGTTATTTGTATTGTCTATTTCATCTTTGGTAATAGGGTCAACTTCAGATGAAGTTTGCTTTTCATCATCTTTAAAACTGTCTGGACTTGAAGCTTTTTTCATTCTGTTGTTTCCAATTATTCTCTCTATCGCAGCCTTGAATGTGAGTTTCAATTCTTCATTGACCATTTGCAGTTGTTTCTCAACATTATCATCAATGGATACATCTCTTAATACCTTTTTGGGCTCGATTAAATCAACTGCGGGTTCTTTCTTAATATCATCAGGGTATGGAAATGGGAGGATTTCTTCGGCTTTAACTACAGTTAATTCTTTACTTACTTCATTATTATTAGCCTCAATTTTTAAatctactttattattatttttctctacTGGAGGAAGGAAAACACTATCAGTACTTTCCGAAAATAGAGAAGTATCACTTTCAGTGTTAGCAGTTAGTAGATCTACACTAGTAGCCTCATTTAAAGCTTCTTGGTACTCTTCGTTAGTATTCAAACTATCCAAACTGTAGGACTTTGGCTTGCCATTGAAGGTTCCGGATAGGTTTTTACTAAATATAGTGCGCACTTTGGGTTTGGGTACATAACTAGAATCTGATTTAACTAACCTAAAACTAGAATTCAGATCGATTAGATTCTCAGCAAGTTCTGTTACAGCTGGAGCACTGTCCGTTGTATCGCATTGGTCGACAGCATTTTGTCTTTTCAACTCCTTATCTTTGAAAGGAGGTAAGACAGCCTCGGCTAACACTTTACTCGGATACTCTTCTGTCGAAGATTTTGGACTATCGTCATCATTCGTCTCATCTACAGTGACGTTCTCAATTTCTATTTTGAAATTGTCTTTCAAGAGATCGTTCATATCAGTGTTCGTTTCGGGAGCATTATTGGATCTGAAGAATGCTTGTTCTACTAAGCTTGGGTCCTTGGCCGGAGGGTCGGTGACGCTGTGCACTCTCGACAGGTATCTAGTTCTTATACTCTTGAACACGTCTTTAGATGGACTTAAGTCGTCGCTCGATGGAGACTCGCATGTATCAGATTCCTTTGTATCTAATATATTGTCATCTGAGTATATGCTATCCATAGATTCGGATCTGTCAACACCTGTGTTGGTACATCAAATAGTGATTAGACATTGTTTAACATACATTTGATGGTCGGTCACTGTTAGTTAATGAATGCTTATAAAGTTAAGCTTTACACAGAATTAGCGCATGGTAATGCATGTTAATTCTGCTGAAATAACTGAAAGGATTTTAATGTTTCgactgttttgtttatttacatgcaAAATTGGACAGTAAAGCTGTTTTAATTTGGTATATTTTCTTTAGTTCGTCTTGTactattttagatttattttttgaaatcagtTTAAGCGTTTTTAAAGTAAAGCAAAGAACTAAATCATTATCAAACTCCAAACTACTCTCAAATCTACCTGTCATTC from Spodoptera frugiperda isolate SF20-4 chromosome 11, AGI-APGP_CSIRO_Sfru_2.0, whole genome shotgun sequence encodes:
- the LOC118275215 gene encoding uncharacterized protein LOC118275215 isoform X2; this encodes MKKWKSIEEVMQQKAPGVPSNIKLEHSQSIPAHVSRTKNFTANFFKTTFSYRSKAVTPSSSNTVEKTIKIGSAETKPVTRNRPRTVPLADSTNKPKLKRTVDRTKSAGLQIDKLPAEPERPHRSKPATPTTPDPGGLKPTKENAKKTDSKSSNVILQIVKKSAKSPAPKLPDTILPPTLKPKTDKNLKLTKNINNNDVWTNPNVNVTLRRPPPSPVRGPSQGKQESTLKGAPSVSSLDSKHHKVAPARDKTLKIFGSKEKLHKAHKKKDLGNNNAVLEDPELREGLEYEDGQVGVHDYGSAEELGSVGGRGSQECVSLPVTLNADHMPGFQEVELRPRVPSEASLASGVREIESLRRELEATVMERAQLQARVEELLEKVTEAERLRGELERLKNMDAEREAALERLADENGALRARLRGVAHSPLSDSEKRQLLLAPAPRRMHSSAPASIALANGEGDSGEASTPEWDKHSSSSLSEVSVACLQDRILQMEEHHYSTSEELQATLAELADLQTQLADAHADNERLADEKQVLLESLCRQTEKLEDSRTKVDTLQELLMREGVEPETLVSGDTDQQLFAVLKLSQEERRHLLTKQEQLEAELNQTKAALEEKTKENETLAERIRVLESSVERAESERSRCELELDSAAELAATRQHQIATLTDLLDAAKAKLEERAGVAEGAAEAEAAAAAARRDADAAAARALALAERLAHAQRQLDRAHSDARKMHDDALVSRNNAKSTISELEFQIEQLRQEKTAMQGEMKTLQDNAEELQIQVQVASDEKLALMSRAGEALARVADLERQLQDARARNVQLTRDRERDEAEWKQFQSDLLMTVRVANDFKTEAQRELERLVSENKVARDRIRLLEDQMHSLKGVDRSESMDSIYSDDNILDTKESDTCESPSSDDLSPSKDVFKSIRTRYLSRVHSVTDPPAKDPSLVEQAFFRSNNAPETNTDMNDLLKDNFKIEIENVTVDETNDDDSPKSSTEEYPSKVLAEAVLPPFKDKELKRQNAVDQCDTTDSAPAVTELAENLIDLNSSFRLVKSDSSYVPKPKVRTIFSKNLSGTFNGKPKSYSLDSLNTNEEYQEALNEATSVDLLTANTESDTSLFSESTDSVFLPPVEKNNNKVDLKIEANNNEVSKELTVVKAEEILPFPYPDDIKKEPAVDLIEPKKVLRDVSIDDNVEKQLQMVNEELKLTFKAAIERIIGNNRMKKASSPDSFKDDEKQTSSEVDPITKDEIDNTNNTRNTSLSNVPKVLISDVDSEPNTEVTKENNNIVTTDVNTSSPKDETSKLLTETVNDSVPEEPKSEVPIDDNVSYHLKINTADLGDDVPKIETTPNNNNSNNRPGPTFKTFLAPLKIGKGNVAPTAPIIISPVLIQPVFLKPLAPKEVPVAPKQETKKGTLYYSDIDQVANDSKNESQILEEKGPEDGTKRKGLYQKNTKAKQLPFLSWKNFGSNESLTESKNVNKPLEISKTPNTFSRTPIVPIEPPKTVGVVPKVSTKPPEVKATVGKLSKSPQWLIDNKYYQPVENVPFVINSTPTIVPKPVETKKEEASVAPSNPFQSQERGYSEQENVYEEIGPVISEVIAKDKNIADDEKISNKHQSLTDEFASVTREEVLKVPRRIKKPRKDDRFARSKSLDFLDNTEETKETARVTKSMLPLSKAPSAKDIPIKTGSIVEIVQSLEKKPPPSDTVKEVGPRKLSLQHPTTPSIEPNTGSLPRDKPYWRTLEHKRLSHPLRSLKDPPPRRPLPIPPRTEETPPPPPLLTSASLQDIMATAASHRRTKGVSRQDSRLSVKSLIESIENAAKAAKQSPATTPVGEWPQQTTVGVTTTTSTSIKNGIADSTAPTNGMTGTTFSSKPPAARGARPSPIVNEAGAAQSNIPDEQRALHSLQQKAIESFVRRNSYGDICERKDPLNALQVKNGGSKRNALLKWCQQKTLGYNNIDITNFSSSWNDGMALCALLHSYLGDSRICYSSLSPHDKRTNFSVAFAAAESVGIPTTLNIQDMIQQERPDWQQVMAYVTSIYKHFET
- the LOC118275215 gene encoding uncharacterized protein LOC118275215 isoform X3, translating into MQQKAPGVPSNIKLEHSQSIPAHVSRTKNFTANFFKTTFSYRSKAVTPSSSNTVEKTIKIGSAETKPVTRNRPRTVPLADSTNKPKLKRTVDRTKSAGLQIDKLPAEPERPHRSKPATPTTPDPGGLKPTKENAKKTDSKSSNVILQIVKKSAKSPAPKLPDTILPPTLKPKTDKNLKLTKNINNNDVWTNPNVNVTLRRPPPSPVRGPSQGKQESTLKGAPSVSSLDSKHHKVAPARDKTLKIFGSKEKLHKAHKKKDLGNNNAVLEDPELREGLEYEDGQVGVHDYGSAEELGSVGGRGSQECVSLPVTLNADHMPGFQEVELRPRVPSEASLASGVREIESLRRELEATVMERAQLQARVEELLEKVTEAERLRGELERLKNMDAEREAALERLADENGALRARLRGVAHSPLSDSEKRQLLLAPAPRRMHSSAPASIALANGEGDSGEASTPEWDKHSSSSLSEVSVACLQDRILQMEEHHYSTSEELQATLAELADLQTQLADAHADNERLADEKQVLLESLCRQTEKLEDSRTKVDTLQELLMREGVEPETLVSGDTDQQLFAVLKLSQEERRHLLTKQEQLEAELNQTKAALEEKTKENETLAERIRVLESSVERAESERSRCELELDSAAELAATRQHQIATLTDLLDAAKAKLEERAGVAEGAAEAEAAAAAARRDADAAAARALALAERLAHAQRQLDRAHSDARKMHDDALVSRNNAKSTISELEFQIEQLRQEKTAMQGEMKTLQDNAEELQIQVQVASDEKLALMSRAGEALARVADLERQLQDARARNVQLTRDRERDEAEWKQFQSDLLMTVRVANDFKTEAQRELERLVSENKVARDRIRLLEDQMHSLKGVDRSESMDSIYSDDNILDTKESDTCESPSSDDLSPSKDVFKSIRTRYLSRVHSVTDPPAKDPSLVEQAFFRSNNAPETNTDMNDLLKDNFKIEIENVTVDETNDDDSPKSSTEEYPSKVLAEAVLPPFKDKELKRQNAVDQCDTTDSAPAVTELAENLIDLNSSFRLVKSDSSYVPKPKVRTIFSKNLSGTFNGKPKSYSLDSLNTNEEYQEALNEATSVDLLTANTESDTSLFSESTDSVFLPPVEKNNNKVDLKIEANNNEVSKELTVVKAEEILPFPYPDDIKKEPAVDLIEPKKVLRDVSIDDNVEKQLQMVNEELKLTFKAAIERIIGNNRMKKASSPDSFKDDEKQTSSEVDPITKDEIDNTNNTRNTSLSNVPKVLISDVDSEPNTEVTKENNNIVTTDVNTSSPKDETSKLLTETVNDSVPEEPKSEVPIDDNVSYHLKINTADLGDDVPKIETTPNNNNSNNRPGPTFKTFLAPLKIGKGNVAPTAPIIISPVLIQPVFLKPLAPKEVPVAPKQETKKGTLYYSDIDQVANDSKNESQILEEKGPEDGTKRKGLYQKNTKAKQLPFLSWKNFGSNESLTESKNVNKPLEISKTPNTFSRTPIVPIEPPKTVGVVPKVSTKPPEVKATVGKLSKSPQWLIDNKYYQPVENVPFVINSTPTIVPKPVETKKEEASVAPSNPFQSQERGYSEQENVYEEIGPVISEVIAKDKNIADDEKISNKHQSLTDEFASVTREEVLKVPRRIKKPRKDDRFARSKSLDFLDNTEETKETARVTKSMLPLSKAPSAKDIPIKTGSIVEIVQSLEKKPPPSDTVKEVGPRKLSLQHPTTPSIEPNTGSLPRDKPYWRTLEHKRLSHPLRSLKDPPPRRPLPIPPRTEETPPPPPLLTSASLQDIMATAASHRRTKGVSRQDSRLSVKSLIESIENAAKAAKQSPATTPVGEWPQQTTVGVTTTTSTSIKNGIADSTAPTNGMTGTTFSSKPPAARGARPSPIVNEAGAAQSNIPDEQRALHSLQQKAIESFVRRNSYGDICERKDPLNALQVKNGGSKRNALLKWCQQKTLGYNNIDITNFSSSWNDGMALCALLHSYLGDSRICYSSLSPHDKRTNFSVAFAAAESVGIPTTLNIQDMIQQERPDWQQVMAYVTSIYKHFET
- the LOC118275215 gene encoding uncharacterized protein LOC118275215 isoform X7, encoding MMKFKSLFRRGPSQGKQESTLKGAPSVSSLDSKHHKVAPARDKTLKIFGSKEKLHKAHKKKDLGNNNAVLEDPELREGLEYEDGQVGVHDYGSAEELGSVGGRGSQECVSLPVTLNADHMPGFQEVELRPRVPSEASLASGVREIESLRRELEATVMERAQLQARVEELLEKVTEAERLRGELERLKNMDAEREAALERLADENGALRARLRGVAHSPLSDSEKRQLLLAPAPRRMHSSAPASIALANGEGDSGEASTPEWDKHSSSSLSEVSVACLQDRILQMEEHHYSTSEELQATLAELADLQTQLADAHADNERLADEKQVLLESLCRQTEKLEDSRTKVDTLQELLMREGVEPETLVSGDTDQQLFAVLKLSQEERRHLLTKQEQLEAELNQTKAALEEKTKENETLAERIRVLESSVERAESERSRCELELDSAAELAATRQHQIATLTDLLDAAKAKLEERAGVAEGAAEAEAAAAAARRDADAAAARALALAERLAHAQRQLDRAHSDARKMHDDALVSRNNAKSTISELEFQIEQLRQEKTAMQGEMKTLQDNAEELQIQVQVASDEKLALMSRAGEALARVADLERQLQDARARNVQLTRDRERDEAEWKQFQSDLLMTVRVANDFKTEAQRELERLVSENKVARDRIRLLEDQMHSLKGVDRSESMDSIYSDDNILDTKESDTCESPSSDDLSPSKDVFKSIRTRYLSRVHSVTDPPAKDPSLVEQAFFRSNNAPETNTDMNDLLKDNFKIEIENVTVDETNDDDSPKSSTEEYPSKVLAEAVLPPFKDKELKRQNAVDQCDTTDSAPAVTELAENLIDLNSSFRLVKSDSSYVPKPKVRTIFSKNLSGTFNGKPKSYSLDSLNTNEEYQEALNEATSVDLLTANTESDTSLFSESTDSVFLPPVEKNNNKVDLKIEANNNEVSKELTVVKAEEILPFPYPDDIKKEPAVDLIEPKKVLRDVSIDDNVEKQLQMVNEELKLTFKAAIERIIGNNRMKKASSPDSFKDDEKQTSSEVDPITKDEIDNTNNTRNTSLSNVPKVLISDVDSEPNTEVTKENNNIVTTDVNTSSPKDETSKLLTETVNDSVPEEPKSEVPIDDNVSYHLKINTADLGDDVPKIETTPNNNNSNNRPGPTFKTFLAPLKIGKGNVAPTAPIIISPVLIQPVFLKPLAPKEVPVAPKQETKKGTLYYSDIDQVANDSKNESQILEEKGPEDGTKRKGLYQKNTKAKQLPFLSWKNFGSNESLTESKNVNKPLEISKTPNTFSRTPIVPIEPPKTVGVVPKVSTKPPEVKATVGKLSKSPQWLIDNKYYQPVENVPFVINSTPTIVPKPVETKKEEASVAPSNPFQSQERGYSEQENVYEEIGPVISEVIAKDKNIADDEKISNKHQSLTDEFASVTREEVLKVPRRIKKPRKDDRFARSKSLDFLDNTEETKETARVTKSMLPLSKAPSAKDIPIKTGSIVEIVQSLEKKPPPSDTVKEVGPRKLSLQHPTTPSIEPNTGSLPRDKPYWRTLEHKRLSHPLRSLKDPPPRRPLPIPPRTEETPPPPPLLTSASLQDIMATAASHRRTKGVSRQDSRLSVKSLIESIENAAKAAKQSPATTPVGEWPQQTTVGVTTTTSTSIKNGIADSTAPTNGMTGTTFSSKPPAARGARPSPIVNAWQHERGA